In a genomic window of Blattabacterium cuenoti:
- a CDS encoding NADP-dependent malic enzyme, with amino-acid sequence MRKNISNLRKESLSYHSQFPSGKIQITPTKKYSSQRDLSLAYSPGVAEPCKEIARSSIEVYKYTSKGNLVAVITNGSAVLGLGDIGALASKPVMEGKALLFKIFSGIDVFDIEINESDPEKFIETVKAISPTFGGINLEDIKAPEAFEIERRLKKELNIPVMHDDQHGTAIISGAALLNATTYVGKKINEIKMIVNGAGAAAISCARTYKKLGVKPENILMFDSKGLLHISRKDLNKEKKEFSVNIYPIKKLEQAINGVDVFIGLSIGGVLTPSMLKSMAKDPIVFAMANPDPEIDYNLAIKARPDVIMATGRSDYPNQVNNVLGFPYIFRGALDVHANVINDEMKLAAVYAISSLAKEPVPEQVNIVYNKKNLSFGKEYIIPKPFDNRLITRVSPAVAKAAMDSGVARNPILDWKKYQEKLLDRMGYESKMLRMIQNRARTNPKKVIFCNGEEYDILKSVQILREEGIISVPIVLGNENRIKRLINENNLDIELEIVDPEKEENIEKVENFAKILWKRRNRKGLTLYDSKIRMRTNDHFGAMMVDQEKADAVITGYSRSFSLSLRPMLEVIGKADFVHKTAGMMILLTKRGPLFLADTAVIPDPTSKELARIAIMAANVVKKFDIEPRIAMLSFQNFSSNSKTSSKVSQTVSFLHKKYPNLIVDGEVQPDFALNEFLLSSKFPFSKLVKKRANIFIFPNLESGNLTYKFIRGLGDVQTIGPVMLGMRKPAHVMQMQSSIEEIVNLATLAVIDAQIRHN; translated from the coding sequence ATGAGAAAAAATATAAGTAATCTTCGAAAAGAATCTTTAAGTTATCATAGTCAGTTTCCTTCTGGAAAAATACAAATTACCCCTACAAAAAAATATAGTAGTCAAAGAGACTTATCTCTTGCTTATTCACCTGGAGTCGCTGAACCTTGTAAAGAAATTGCTCGTTCTTCTATAGAAGTGTATAAATACACATCTAAAGGAAATCTTGTAGCAGTGATAACTAATGGATCCGCTGTATTAGGTCTTGGTGACATTGGAGCATTAGCTTCTAAACCTGTAATGGAAGGTAAAGCTCTTTTATTCAAAATATTTTCAGGTATTGATGTTTTTGATATAGAAATAAATGAATCGGATCCAGAAAAATTTATAGAAACAGTCAAAGCAATTTCTCCTACTTTTGGTGGAATTAACTTAGAAGATATAAAAGCGCCAGAAGCTTTTGAAATAGAAAGAAGACTTAAAAAAGAACTTAATATTCCTGTTATGCATGATGATCAGCATGGAACAGCTATTATTTCTGGTGCTGCATTGCTCAATGCGACCACTTATGTAGGAAAAAAGATTAATGAAATTAAAATGATAGTTAATGGAGCTGGAGCTGCAGCTATTTCTTGTGCAAGAACATATAAAAAACTTGGAGTTAAACCTGAAAATATTCTCATGTTTGATAGTAAGGGGTTATTGCATATTTCGAGGAAAGATCTAAATAAAGAAAAAAAAGAATTTTCCGTAAATATTTATCCAATTAAAAAATTGGAACAAGCTATTAATGGAGTGGATGTTTTTATAGGTTTATCTATAGGAGGAGTACTCACACCTAGCATGTTAAAAAGTATGGCAAAAGATCCTATTGTGTTTGCTATGGCTAACCCTGATCCAGAAATAGATTATAACTTAGCTATTAAAGCACGTCCAGATGTTATTATGGCTACAGGAAGAAGTGATTATCCAAACCAGGTGAATAATGTGTTAGGATTCCCTTATATATTCAGAGGAGCGTTAGATGTCCATGCTAATGTTATAAATGATGAAATGAAACTTGCGGCAGTATATGCTATATCTTCTTTAGCAAAAGAACCTGTTCCAGAACAGGTAAATATTGTTTACAATAAAAAAAATCTTTCTTTTGGAAAAGAATATATTATTCCAAAACCTTTTGATAATCGTTTAATTACTCGTGTTTCTCCTGCTGTAGCAAAAGCGGCAATGGATTCTGGTGTAGCAAGAAATCCTATTTTAGACTGGAAAAAATATCAAGAAAAACTACTCGATAGAATGGGATATGAAAGTAAAATGCTTCGAATGATTCAAAATAGAGCACGTACAAATCCTAAAAAAGTTATTTTTTGTAATGGAGAAGAATATGATATTTTAAAATCTGTTCAAATTCTTCGCGAAGAAGGCATTATATCTGTTCCCATAGTATTAGGAAATGAAAATCGTATTAAACGTTTAATTAATGAAAATAATTTAGATATTGAATTGGAAATTGTAGATCCAGAAAAAGAAGAAAATATAGAAAAAGTAGAAAATTTTGCCAAAATTCTTTGGAAAAGAAGGAATAGAAAAGGTTTAACTTTATATGATTCGAAAATCCGTATGCGAACCAATGATCATTTTGGAGCTATGATGGTGGATCAAGAAAAAGCAGATGCTGTTATTACGGGGTATTCTAGGAGTTTTTCATTAAGTTTACGTCCTATGTTAGAAGTAATAGGTAAAGCTGATTTTGTTCACAAAACGGCAGGAATGATGATTTTATTAACAAAACGTGGGCCTTTATTTTTAGCAGATACAGCTGTTATTCCGGATCCTACAAGTAAAGAATTAGCTAGAATAGCCATAATGGCTGCTAACGTAGTTAAAAAGTTTGATATTGAACCACGTATAGCTATGTTGTCTTTTCAAAACTTTTCATCTAATTCAAAAACATCTTCCAAAGTTTCTCAAACAGTATCTTTTTTACATAAAAAATATCCAAACTTGATAGTAGATGGAGAAGTACAACCTGATTTTGCTTTAAATGAATTTTTACTATCTAGTAAATTTCCTTTTTCTAAACTTGTTAAAAAAAGAGCAAATATTTTTATTTTTCCAAATTTAGAATCAGGAAATTTAACTTATAAATTTATTAGAGGATTAGGAGATGTTCAAACTATAGGTCCTGTTATGTTAGGAATGCGTAAACCAGCACATGTTATGCAAATGCAATCAAGTATAGAAGAAATAGTTAATTTAGCTACTTTAGCTGTGATAGACGCACAAATTAGACATAATTGA
- the murI gene encoding glutamate racemase: MGISPLSPIGIFDSGIGGLLIAKEMKIQMPNEDFIYFGDTKNMPYGEKSKEFIRGNSINIASFLYKKKCKALVIACNSIASNALDLIQKKFHRKILIFNVIDPVAKNTIFLSYKRIGIIATPATIHSNYYTKKIKKHYHHLDVVQIPTPLLAPIIENGWEIKKINSIVKNYLNRLRSIDAILLACTHYLFLKKEIENFYHGEVHLIDIQKIVVKEIKEKLSEKKLLCLYPTYNKFPIFYTSSPIPFFFKKKVRILFGKKVFFKTHIFNYV, from the coding sequence ATGGGAATAAGTCCATTATCTCCGATAGGAATATTCGATTCTGGAATTGGCGGCCTTCTTATAGCTAAAGAAATGAAAATTCAGATGCCAAATGAAGATTTTATTTATTTTGGTGACACAAAAAATATGCCTTACGGAGAAAAATCTAAAGAGTTTATTAGAGGTAATTCAATAAATATCGCTTCTTTTCTTTATAAAAAAAAATGTAAAGCTTTAGTTATAGCATGCAATTCTATTGCATCTAATGCTTTGGATCTAATTCAAAAAAAATTTCATAGAAAAATATTAATATTTAATGTCATAGATCCTGTAGCAAAAAATACAATTTTTCTTTCTTATAAAAGAATAGGAATAATTGCTACACCTGCTACTATACATTCAAATTATTATACAAAAAAGATAAAAAAACATTATCATCATTTAGATGTGGTTCAAATACCTACACCTTTATTAGCACCTATTATAGAAAATGGGTGGGAAATAAAAAAAATAAATTCTATCGTAAAAAATTATTTAAATCGTCTAAGATCAATAGACGCAATATTATTGGCTTGTACTCATTATTTATTCTTGAAGAAAGAGATAGAAAATTTTTATCATGGAGAAGTTCATTTAATTGATATACAAAAAATAGTAGTGAAAGAAATAAAAGAAAAATTAAGTGAAAAAAAATTGTTATGTTTATATCCTACCTATAATAAATTTCCTATTTTTTATACGTCTAGTCCTATTCCCTTTTTTTTCAAGAAAAAAGTCCGAATTCTTTTCGGAAAAAAAGTGTTTTTCAAAACACATATTTTCAATTATGTCTAA
- the rpsT gene encoding 30S ribosomal protein S20 gives MANHLSSFKRIRQNRTRRLRNKYVYKSTKTAIKKFLVDRKNKKQYSIVVSMIDKLSKKNIIHMNKAARLKKKLTKKLN, from the coding sequence ATGGCAAATCATTTATCTTCCTTTAAAAGAATCAGACAGAATCGTACTAGACGTTTGCGTAACAAGTATGTGTATAAAAGTACTAAGACAGCTATAAAAAAGTTTTTAGTAGATAGAAAAAATAAAAAACAATATTCTATTGTTGTTTCCATGATAGATAAACTGTCGAAAAAAAATATTATACATATGAATAAAGCTGCTAGATTGAAAAAAAAATTGACTAAAAAATTAAATTAA
- a CDS encoding C40 family peptidase: MKYNKKYEKIYFRKKNLYNRKNNSKNYFEFFNQKLFSKEQIESIIKKAKNYMFTPYRYGGTNKYGLDCSAFIKNIFSCYHIFLPRISSNQAKIGTFVPKDKIEKGDLLFFSTKLNKKINHVGMVVHISNRKIFFIHASTSSGIIISQLYQKYWNHRFIMARRILLYSS, translated from the coding sequence GTGAAATATAATAAAAAATATGAAAAAATTTATTTCAGAAAAAAAAATCTATATAATAGAAAAAATAATTCAAAAAATTATTTTGAATTTTTCAATCAAAAACTGTTTTCTAAAGAACAAATAGAATCTATCATAAAAAAAGCTAAAAATTACATGTTTACTCCGTATAGATATGGAGGTACTAATAAATATGGATTAGATTGCTCTGCATTCATAAAAAATATTTTTTCTTGTTATCATATATTTTTACCGCGTATTTCTTCTAATCAAGCTAAAATAGGTACTTTTGTACCTAAAGATAAAATAGAAAAAGGAGACTTATTATTTTTTTCAACAAAACTAAATAAAAAAATAAACCACGTAGGAATGGTAGTACACATCAGCAATCGTAAGATATTTTTTATTCACGCGTCTACATCCAGTGGTATAATTATATCTCAATTATATCAAAAATATTGGAATCATAGATTTATCATGGCAAGAAGAATTCTTCTTTATTCTTCATAA
- a CDS encoding 3-phosphoshikimate 1-carboxyvinyltransferase has protein sequence MSSYIRIYKKKRNFLYGSISITGSKSISNRLLILKAIYKDDIQIENISNCEDTEILKKSLINSSDILDIHHAGTAMRFLTSYFSIQEGKKVILTGSNRMKERPIFILVEALRKLGSKIDYLEKEGFPPIQIFGKKILGGEIDMNAKVSSQYISSLMLIASQFKMGLKIFLKENITSIPYIKMTFDLLVLAGIKADWKGRIIHIYPVKNKDKKYFYVESDWSSASYYYSMATVSKKSHIILRSYKSTSLQGDKEVYFIYDKHFGVSTIFDKNTIILKKKSNFVFPKFIELDLNKTPDIAQTIVVTCAAIGIKCSLKGLETLKIKETDRLQALKEELLKFGVIITITNSSLEITDFYRKKISSVIKIKTYQDHRMAMSFSTFGLCYDFLEIEDPNVVEKSYPNFWNDLKSLEFLIDSYEE, from the coding sequence ATGTCTTCTTACATCAGAATTTATAAAAAAAAAAGAAATTTCTTATATGGTTCCATATCTATAACAGGTTCTAAAAGTATATCTAATCGTCTTTTAATTTTAAAAGCTATTTACAAAGATGATATTCAAATTGAAAATATTTCTAATTGTGAAGATACAGAGATATTAAAAAAAAGTTTGATTAATTCTTCAGATATATTAGATATTCATCATGCTGGAACTGCTATGCGTTTTTTAACTTCTTATTTTTCTATACAAGAGGGAAAAAAAGTGATATTAACAGGATCAAATAGAATGAAAGAAAGACCTATTTTTATTCTCGTAGAAGCTTTAAGAAAGCTAGGATCAAAAATTGATTATTTGGAAAAAGAAGGGTTTCCTCCAATACAAATTTTTGGAAAAAAAATTTTAGGAGGTGAAATAGATATGAATGCAAAGGTTAGTAGTCAGTATATAAGTTCTCTTATGTTAATAGCCAGTCAGTTTAAAATGGGTTTAAAAATCTTTCTCAAAGAAAACATTACATCTATTCCGTATATAAAAATGACTTTTGATTTACTAGTTTTGGCCGGAATAAAAGCTGATTGGAAAGGAAGAATTATCCATATTTATCCAGTAAAGAATAAAGATAAAAAATATTTTTATGTAGAATCAGATTGGAGTTCTGCTTCTTACTATTATTCTATGGCAACTGTTTCAAAAAAAAGCCATATTATTTTACGTTCATACAAAAGTACTAGTTTGCAAGGAGATAAAGAAGTCTATTTTATATATGATAAACATTTTGGGGTTTCTACTATTTTTGATAAAAATACAATAATATTAAAGAAAAAATCAAATTTTGTATTTCCAAAATTTATTGAATTGGATTTAAATAAAACACCAGACATTGCTCAAACTATTGTTGTAACTTGCGCGGCAATTGGTATAAAATGTAGTTTAAAAGGATTAGAAACATTGAAAATCAAAGAAACAGATAGATTACAAGCATTAAAAGAAGAACTTTTAAAATTTGGAGTGATCATAACAATTACGAATTCTAGTTTAGAAATAACAGATTTTTATAGAAAAAAAATAAGTTCTGTTATCAAGATTAAGACTTATCAAGATCACAGAATGGCAATGTCTTTTTCTACATTTGGATTATGTTATGATTTTCTAGAAATAGAAGACCCTAATGTTGTAGAAAAATCATATCCTAATTTTTGGAATGACTTAAAATCTTTAGAATTCTTAATTGATTCTTATGAAGAATAA
- a CDS encoding nucleotide pyrophosphohydrolase: protein MEIKNLQKLVHKWIINHGIRYFSILTNTILLSEEVGEVSRIIARNYGEQSKKNGKEKEKENEDLGEELSDVLFIIICLANQTGINLEESFHKKLKKKEIRDHNRHHKNKKLK, encoded by the coding sequence TTGGAAATAAAAAATTTACAAAAATTAGTTCATAAGTGGATAATCAATCATGGAATTCGTTATTTTAGTATTTTAACTAACACAATTCTTTTATCTGAAGAAGTTGGTGAAGTTTCTAGAATTATTGCTAGAAATTATGGGGAACAATCGAAAAAAAATGGTAAAGAAAAAGAAAAAGAAAATGAAGATCTTGGAGAAGAATTATCAGATGTATTATTTATCATAATTTGTTTAGCAAATCAAACTGGAATTAATTTGGAAGAATCTTTTCATAAGAAATTGAAAAAAAAGGAAATAAGAGACCATAATAGGCATCATAAAAATAAAAAATTAAAATGA
- a CDS encoding transketolase family protein — translation MKQYKNKGIKETRAGFGKALTFLGKTNHKVVALCADLTTSLFMDQFSKEFPERFFQIGIAEANMIGIAAGLSIGQYIPFTGTFANFATSRVYDQIRQSIAYSYKNVKICASHSGLTLGEDGATHQSLEDIGMMKMLPGMTVINTCDYNQTYAATLAISNYLGPVYLRFGRPAVANFTDENQIFEIGKAITLTEGKDVTIVSTGHLVWESLEAARILYEKNGIECEVINVHTIKPLDDNTILKSVKKTKCIVSAEEHNYWGGLGESIARVLTTHIHNEKYSVIHSLVAVNDTFGESGKPMELLEKYNINRNSIINHVQFVIRKKIKNKSWK, via the coding sequence ATGAAACAATATAAAAATAAAGGAATAAAAGAAACTAGAGCGGGGTTTGGAAAAGCTTTAACTTTTTTAGGGAAAACAAATCATAAAGTAGTCGCATTATGTGCGGATTTGACAACTTCTTTATTTATGGATCAGTTTTCTAAAGAGTTTCCTGAAAGATTTTTTCAAATAGGAATAGCGGAAGCCAATATGATTGGGATAGCTGCAGGACTTAGCATTGGTCAATATATTCCATTTACTGGAACATTTGCTAATTTTGCAACATCTCGTGTTTATGACCAAATACGTCAGTCAATTGCTTATTCTTACAAAAATGTCAAAATATGCGCTTCTCATTCCGGTCTAACTTTAGGAGAAGATGGAGCAACACACCAAAGCTTAGAAGATATAGGAATGATGAAAATGTTACCTGGTATGACTGTTATTAATACTTGTGATTATAATCAGACTTATGCAGCTACTTTAGCAATATCTAATTACTTAGGTCCAGTATATTTACGTTTTGGTCGTCCTGCTGTAGCTAACTTTACAGATGAAAATCAAATATTTGAAATAGGAAAAGCAATAACTCTAACAGAAGGAAAAGATGTTACTATTGTTAGTACAGGACATTTAGTATGGGAGTCTTTAGAAGCGGCTAGAATTTTATATGAAAAAAATGGAATAGAATGTGAAGTGATTAATGTTCATACAATTAAACCTTTAGATGATAATACAATTTTGAAATCTGTTAAGAAAACAAAATGTATTGTTAGTGCAGAAGAACACAATTATTGGGGGGGGTTAGGAGAAAGTATTGCCAGAGTATTAACTACCCATATTCATAATGAAAAATATTCCGTTATTCATAGTTTAGTGGCTGTTAATGATACTTTTGGAGAAAGTGGTAAACCTATGGAACTATTAGAAAAATACAATATTAATCGTAATTCTATTATCAATCACGTACAATTTGTTATTAGAAAAAAAATAAAAAATAAATCTTGGAAATAA
- a CDS encoding transketolase: protein MNVRYLKNLCIQVRRDILRMVNDAKSGHPGGSLGCTEYFVALYQKIMHYNPNKFYMDGKGEDLFFLSNGHISPVYYSILARSGFFSIKELSTFRKLNSRLQGHPTVHGGLPGIRISSGSLGQGMSVSIGAALSKKLSKEFSSIIYSLHGDGELNEGQIWEAVLYAGSRKIDNYIATIDYNGQQIDGSTDEVLPLGNLKKKFESFDWKVIEELEGNNIEKVINVLNQAKKQIGKGKPILIILYTQMGYGVNFMVGNNKWHGKYPNTEELKKALSQLPETSLGDYPL from the coding sequence ATGAATGTACGTTATTTAAAAAATTTGTGTATTCAAGTAAGAAGAGACATTTTACGTATGGTAAATGATGCTAAATCTGGCCATCCTGGTGGATCTTTGGGGTGTACAGAGTATTTTGTAGCTTTATATCAAAAAATTATGCATTATAATCCAAATAAATTTTATATGGATGGTAAGGGAGAAGATCTTTTTTTCTTATCTAATGGACATATATCTCCTGTTTATTATAGTATATTAGCTCGTTCTGGATTCTTTTCAATCAAGGAATTATCTACTTTTAGAAAATTAAATTCTCGTTTACAAGGTCATCCGACAGTACATGGAGGACTTCCCGGAATACGAATTTCTTCTGGATCCTTAGGTCAAGGAATGTCTGTATCTATTGGTGCTGCTTTATCAAAAAAATTGAGTAAAGAATTTAGTAGTATTATTTATAGTTTACATGGAGATGGAGAGTTAAATGAAGGACAAATTTGGGAAGCTGTTTTATATGCAGGTTCTAGAAAAATAGATAATTATATTGCTACTATAGATTATAACGGACAACAAATAGATGGAAGTACAGATGAAGTGTTACCTTTAGGTAATTTGAAAAAAAAGTTTGAGTCTTTTGATTGGAAAGTTATAGAAGAATTAGAAGGAAACAATATTGAAAAAGTAATTAATGTTTTGAATCAGGCCAAGAAACAAATTGGAAAAGGAAAACCTATTTTAATCATTTTATATACCCAAATGGGATATGGTGTAAACTTTATGGTCGGAAATAATAAATGGCATGGTAAATACCCTAATACAGAAGAATTGAAGAAAGCTCTTTCCCAACTTCCTGAAACTTCTTTAGGAGATTATCCATTATAA
- the smpB gene encoding SsrA-binding protein SmpB — MSILNKKARFRYHFLEYYTAGIQLFGTEVKSIRQNMVNLIDSFCQIKNGELYSVNMYISEYQFGTNWNHSSRRERKLLLKKKELTKINKKLKNPGLTLIPIELFFNERGYIKMKIVLAKGKKIYDKREFIRKKDLFRENKQSFKFKNRI, encoded by the coding sequence ATGAGTATTCTAAATAAAAAAGCAAGATTTAGATATCATTTTTTAGAATACTATACAGCTGGAATACAGTTATTTGGTACAGAAGTAAAATCCATAAGACAAAATATGGTTAATCTAATAGATAGTTTTTGTCAAATAAAAAATGGAGAATTGTATTCTGTAAATATGTATATATCTGAATATCAATTTGGAACTAATTGGAATCATTCAAGTAGAAGAGAAAGAAAATTATTATTAAAAAAAAAAGAATTAACAAAAATTAACAAAAAATTAAAAAATCCAGGTTTGACTTTAATTCCTATTGAATTATTTTTTAATGAAAGAGGATATATAAAAATGAAAATAGTTTTAGCAAAAGGAAAAAAAATATATGATAAACGTGAGTTTATACGAAAAAAGGACTTATTTAGAGAAAATAAACAATCTTTCAAATTTAAAAATCGTATATAA
- a CDS encoding OmpA family protein, with protein sequence MKNVNFFIVALFTFFSFSSVYSQDSKKEEKEKEKWFIQIGLQDINYYPITSSFNPFKNFFVKTNNSFFPTISNLELKYKINKYIGFYLEGSSGMVNNIRWNLIDIPFMKLSHGINLYILPPNYKLDPYLRLGMGIHKTNGYIYRELKVSDEKFFKTKKQNFPLLDGGLGLNLWIISNFGINFQTTYNHVFVKRSIDYLNFWKHDIGLILRFGNFQSNIDPNNHDKYDNSFIPSSEKEKNFVEVEDEKEKNFVEVEDEKEKNFYDHQEDSDNDGILNEDSDNDGILNKEDLCPNQFGLRKFKGCPDTDFDNIPDYEDKCPNKFGKKENKGCPIPTPIPNVVFSPILFELGKSSLSPRYLKIIDKISEIMIHHIPDSKFYINGYADAHGKPHYNKILSIKRANSVFEALVSKGVDPSRIEIRGLGVGKKKGRRVEIITRKSSQ encoded by the coding sequence ATGAAAAACGTCAATTTTTTTATTGTTGCTTTATTTACTTTTTTTTCTTTTTCGTCTGTCTATTCCCAAGATTCGAAAAAAGAAGAAAAAGAAAAAGAAAAATGGTTTATTCAAATAGGATTACAAGATATAAATTATTATCCTATAACATCTTCTTTTAATCCCTTTAAAAATTTTTTTGTAAAAACAAATAATAGCTTTTTTCCTACTATTTCTAACTTAGAATTAAAATATAAAATAAATAAATATATAGGCTTTTATTTAGAGGGATCATCAGGAATGGTAAATAATATAAGGTGGAATTTAATAGATATTCCTTTCATGAAGTTGAGTCATGGAATTAATTTATATATCTTACCTCCTAATTACAAATTAGACCCTTATCTTAGGTTAGGAATGGGTATTCATAAAACCAATGGTTATATTTATAGAGAGTTAAAAGTTTCAGATGAAAAATTTTTTAAAACAAAAAAACAGAACTTTCCTCTATTAGACGGTGGATTAGGTTTAAACTTATGGATAATATCCAATTTCGGAATTAACTTTCAAACTACTTATAACCATGTATTTGTGAAAAGATCAATAGATTATTTAAATTTTTGGAAACATGACATAGGGTTGATTTTACGTTTTGGTAATTTTCAATCTAATATTGATCCTAATAATCATGATAAATATGATAATTCTTTTATTCCTTCTTCTGAAAAAGAAAAAAACTTTGTAGAAGTAGAAGATGAAAAAGAAAAAAACTTTGTAGAAGTAGAAGATGAAAAAGAAAAAAACTTCTATGATCATCAAGAAGATTCAGACAATGATGGAATTTTAAATGAAGATTCAGACAATGATGGAATTTTAAATAAGGAGGATCTTTGCCCAAACCAATTTGGATTAAGAAAATTTAAAGGTTGTCCTGATACAGATTTCGACAATATTCCAGATTATGAAGACAAGTGTCCTAATAAATTTGGAAAAAAAGAAAATAAAGGATGCCCTATCCCTACCCCTATTCCTAATGTAGTTTTTAGTCCAATTTTATTTGAATTGGGAAAATCTTCATTATCTCCTCGTTATTTAAAAATTATTGATAAAATTTCTGAAATTATGATCCATCATATTCCTGACTCTAAATTTTATATAAATGGATATGCAGATGCTCATGGAAAACCACATTATAATAAAATTTTATCTATAAAAAGGGCAAATTCTGTATTTGAAGCTTTAGTCTCTAAAGGTGTAGATCCCTCTAGGATAGAAATTAGAGGATTAGGTGTTGGAAAGAAAAAAGGACGTCGTGTTGAAATTATAACACGAAAATCATCACAATAA